The following proteins are co-located in the Mesorhizobium sp. M1E.F.Ca.ET.045.02.1.1 genome:
- a CDS encoding ornithine cyclodeaminase family protein: MLTISATEVDRALTFPGLVETLRTAFRDGAVQPVRHHHAIERPDGAASTLLLMPAWTDFNAAGTSAGGHIGVKIVTVSPDNNAIGKPAVMGLYLLLDGVTGEPQALIDGQRLTQWRTACASALAASYLARKDASQLLVVGAGALSSFLAKAHSAVRPIKSIRIWNRTPANAEKVTAALRAEGLPAEAAGNLEAELGEADIVSSATISTTPLVKGALLKPGAHVDLVGGFTPTMRESDDDAISRARVYVDTRAGATKEAGDIVQPLASGVLKPEAIVADLHELARGEKQGRQADDEITLFKSVGAALEDLAAGIAVYKALK, encoded by the coding sequence ATGCTGACCATCTCGGCCACCGAGGTCGATCGCGCGCTCACCTTTCCCGGGCTGGTAGAGACGCTGCGCACGGCCTTCCGCGACGGCGCCGTGCAGCCGGTTCGCCATCACCACGCGATCGAGCGGCCGGATGGCGCCGCATCGACGCTGCTGTTGATGCCGGCCTGGACCGACTTCAACGCCGCCGGCACCTCGGCGGGAGGCCATATCGGCGTCAAGATCGTCACCGTTTCCCCCGACAACAACGCCATCGGCAAGCCGGCGGTGATGGGCCTCTATCTGCTGCTTGACGGCGTGACCGGCGAACCGCAAGCGCTGATCGACGGCCAGCGGCTGACGCAATGGCGCACCGCCTGCGCCTCGGCGCTCGCCGCATCTTATCTCGCCCGCAAGGACGCCTCGCAGCTGCTGGTGGTCGGCGCTGGCGCGCTGTCATCCTTCCTCGCCAAGGCGCACTCGGCGGTGAGACCCATCAAATCCATCCGCATCTGGAACCGCACGCCGGCCAACGCCGAGAAGGTCACGGCGGCGCTCCGCGCCGAAGGCCTTCCGGCCGAGGCCGCCGGAAACCTCGAAGCCGAGCTTGGCGAAGCCGACATCGTCTCGTCGGCGACGATCTCGACAACGCCGCTGGTCAAGGGCGCGCTGCTGAAGCCGGGCGCTCATGTCGACCTGGTCGGCGGCTTCACGCCGACGATGCGCGAAAGCGACGACGACGCCATTTCGCGCGCCCGCGTCTATGTCGACACCCGCGCCGGCGCCACCAAGGAGGCCGGCGACATCGTCCAGCCACTGGCTTCCGGCGTGCTGAAGCCGGAAGCAATCGTTGCCGATCTGCACGAGCTGGCGCGCGGCGAGAAACAAGGCCGCCAGGCGGACGACGAGATCACGCTGTTCAAATCGGTCGGCGCCGCGCTCGAGGACCTCGCCGCCGGCATCGCCGTCTACAAGGCGCTCAAATAG
- a CDS encoding DUF1049 domain-containing protein, translating to MFNRFMLVVVFVPLAIILIALAVANRGPVAFTLDPFHPGNPALTLNLPLFIFLFLALAVGMVVGSMATWVKQGRYRKLARQRGLEAENLRQAVSRAPAAPKGPPLPKPTN from the coding sequence ATGTTCAATCGCTTCATGCTCGTCGTGGTCTTCGTGCCGCTGGCCATCATCCTGATCGCGCTTGCCGTGGCCAACCGCGGACCGGTCGCCTTCACGCTTGACCCGTTCCACCCCGGCAATCCGGCGCTGACGCTGAACCTGCCGCTCTTCATCTTCCTGTTCCTGGCTTTAGCCGTCGGCATGGTCGTCGGCAGCATGGCGACCTGGGTGAAGCAGGGCCGCTACCGCAAGCTCGCGCGCCAGCGGGGCCTGGAGGCCGAGAACCTGCGCCAGGCGGTGAGCCGTGCTCCCGCGGCGCCGAAAGGACCGCCGCTGCCCAAGCCGACAAACTGA
- a CDS encoding integration host factor subunit beta — protein MIKSELVQIIAARNPHLFLRDVENIVGAIFDEITDALAEGNRVELRGFGAFSVKNRPARTGRNPRTGESVEVEEKWVPFFKTGKELRERLNGGK, from the coding sequence ATGATCAAATCCGAACTTGTGCAGATCATTGCCGCGCGCAACCCTCATCTTTTCCTGCGCGACGTCGAAAACATCGTCGGCGCGATCTTTGACGAGATCACCGACGCGCTTGCCGAAGGCAACAGGGTCGAACTGCGCGGCTTCGGCGCCTTCTCGGTGAAAAACCGCCCCGCCCGCACCGGCCGCAACCCGCGCACCGGCGAGTCCGTCGAGGTCGAGGAGAAGTGGGTGCCGTTCTTCAAGACCGGCAAGGAGTTGCGCGAGAGGCTGAACGGCGGCAAATAG
- the sppA gene encoding signal peptide peptidase SppA — translation MAMRADDLIDRRRLRRKLTFWRVATFVVLAAALIAFSAWIYSDDFTGQAVDHIAKVKIEGTITEDEELIKRLESIRKSATVKGVILSIDSPGGTTVGGESIYEEVRKLAGDKPVVAEVGTLAASAGYMIASAADHIVARKTSIVGSIGVLIQYPDVSGLMDKLGIKLEEVKSSPLKASPSPFKPTNDDERAMVRKLILDSYDWFVGIVAERRKMTHEQAQALADGSIFTGRQALGNHLVDAVGGETEAIDWLATKGVDSKLKVVEWKNTEGRSYLFPRSMTKAVANALGLPDAGGDVIHELGADRLFLDGLVSVWHP, via the coding sequence ATGGCTATGAGAGCCGACGACCTGATCGACCGCCGCCGCTTGCGCCGCAAGCTGACGTTCTGGCGCGTCGCCACGTTTGTTGTTCTGGCGGCGGCGCTGATCGCCTTTTCGGCCTGGATCTACAGTGACGATTTCACCGGCCAGGCGGTCGACCACATTGCCAAGGTCAAGATCGAAGGCACCATCACCGAGGACGAGGAGCTGATCAAACGGCTGGAGTCGATCCGCAAGTCCGCGACGGTGAAGGGCGTCATCCTCTCGATCGATTCGCCCGGAGGCACCACGGTCGGCGGCGAGTCGATCTATGAGGAAGTACGCAAGCTTGCCGGCGACAAGCCGGTGGTGGCGGAGGTCGGCACGCTGGCGGCGTCCGCCGGCTACATGATCGCAAGCGCGGCCGACCATATCGTGGCCCGCAAAACCTCGATCGTCGGCTCTATCGGCGTGCTGATCCAGTATCCCGACGTCAGCGGCCTGATGGACAAGCTCGGCATCAAGCTCGAGGAAGTGAAATCCTCGCCGCTCAAGGCCTCGCCCTCGCCCTTCAAGCCGACCAACGACGACGAGCGCGCCATGGTGCGCAAGCTCATCCTCGACAGCTATGACTGGTTCGTCGGCATCGTCGCCGAGCGGCGCAAAATGACGCATGAGCAGGCGCAGGCGCTGGCCGACGGTTCGATCTTCACCGGCCGCCAGGCGCTCGGCAACCACCTTGTCGACGCGGTCGGCGGCGAGACCGAGGCGATCGACTGGCTGGCGACCAAGGGCGTCGACAGCAAGCTCAAGGTCGTCGAGTGGAAGAACACGGAGGGCCGCAGCTACCTGTTTCCGAGGAGCATGACCAAAGCCGTCGCCAACGCGCTGGGCCTGCCGGACGCCGGCGGCGATGTCATTCACGAGCTCGGCGCAGACCGCTTGTTCCTTGACGGTCTCGTTTCGGTCTGGCACCCTTGA
- the lptC gene encoding LPS export ABC transporter periplasmic protein LptC encodes MLARSDDTSDAEMVSAAAGESGARGDAFDRAERHSRRVRVLKFAVPLLAAAIAIAFPVYSYLAAPVSVSVQADGAAFSDGKLVMANPKLNGFTKQKLPYSLTATRATQDVGKQDVIDLEGINAKLPVASDNVVAVDAAHGIYDRGANTMDLTSDVSVTTTDGMVAKFKSVFLDMGKGSMKTSNPVDVSRGGSRITADSMSVEENGKVVVFESRVRVNIDPAALKAAGIKSGEENASQ; translated from the coding sequence ATGTTGGCGCGATCTGACGATACGAGCGATGCCGAAATGGTGTCGGCTGCCGCTGGCGAAAGCGGCGCGCGCGGCGACGCGTTCGACCGTGCGGAGCGGCATTCGCGCCGCGTGCGCGTGCTGAAGTTCGCCGTGCCGCTGCTGGCGGCGGCTATTGCAATCGCCTTTCCAGTCTATTCCTACCTCGCCGCGCCGGTTTCGGTCTCGGTGCAGGCCGATGGAGCCGCCTTTTCGGACGGCAAGCTGGTGATGGCCAATCCCAAGCTCAACGGCTTCACCAAGCAGAAACTGCCTTATTCGCTGACAGCGACCAGGGCGACGCAGGATGTCGGCAAGCAGGACGTCATCGACCTCGAAGGCATCAACGCCAAATTGCCTGTCGCCAGCGACAATGTGGTGGCGGTCGATGCCGCGCACGGCATCTACGATCGCGGCGCTAACACAATGGACCTGACCAGCGATGTCTCGGTGACCACCACCGACGGCATGGTGGCCAAGTTCAAATCGGTCTTCCTAGACATGGGCAAAGGCTCTATGAAGACGAGCAATCCGGTCGATGTCAGTCGCGGCGGGTCGCGCATCACCGCCGACTCGATGTCAGTGGAAGAGAACGGCAAGGTGGTGGTTTTCGAGAGCCGAGTGCGCGTCAACATCGATCCGGCCGCTCTGAAGGCGGCGGGGATTAAGAGTGGAGAAGAGAATGCGTCGCAGTAA
- a CDS encoding LptA/OstA family protein, which produces MRRSKSAWLLGAASALLLLGTANSFAQSSASSQIPGLKLSGDQPIQIESDKLEVRQVDSVAVFNGNVTVNQGPTLLKAGKMTVYYVKDANAPKGAAAGASAMTGAANIDHLVVENKVYIKSNDQIATGDKGTFDMKTQVLVLQGKEVVLSQGDNVLKGCKLTVQMKSGLGNVEGCPRVIMSFKPQKQGAQQQGAQQD; this is translated from the coding sequence ATGCGTCGCAGTAAATCCGCGTGGCTTCTGGGCGCAGCCTCTGCACTGCTGTTGCTGGGAACGGCGAATTCGTTTGCGCAGTCGAGCGCGAGCAGCCAGATCCCCGGACTGAAGCTGTCGGGCGATCAGCCGATCCAGATCGAAAGCGACAAGCTCGAGGTCCGGCAGGTCGACAGCGTGGCGGTGTTCAACGGCAACGTGACCGTCAATCAAGGGCCGACGCTGCTCAAGGCCGGCAAGATGACGGTCTACTACGTCAAGGATGCCAATGCCCCCAAGGGCGCGGCGGCCGGCGCGTCGGCGATGACGGGTGCGGCCAACATCGACCATCTGGTGGTCGAGAACAAAGTCTACATCAAGTCGAACGACCAGATCGCCACCGGCGACAAGGGCACCTTCGACATGAAGACGCAGGTGCTGGTGCTTCAAGGCAAGGAAGTGGTGCTGTCGCAGGGCGATAACGTGCTCAAGGGCTGCAAGCTCACCGTGCAGATGAAAAGCGGCCTCGGCAATGTCGAAGGTTGTCCTCGCGTCATCATGTCGTTCAAGCCCCAGAAGCAGGGAGCGCAGCAGCAGGGAGCGCAGCAGGACTAA
- the lptB gene encoding LPS export ABC transporter ATP-binding protein, whose translation MTGVSSLLARLPGRAAAKPAAPATVGADKAKFKGTLIAKGLTKSYKGRKVVSGVTLGVRAGEAVGLLGPNGAGKTTCFYMVTGLVPVDEGTIEIDGFDVTSMPMYRRARLGIGYLPQEASIFRGLNVEQNIRAVLEVVEKSRKERERTLDELLEEFHISHLRKAPSMSLSGGERRRLEIARALATRPAYMLLDEPFAGIDPIAVADIQQLVRHLTARGIGVLITDHNVRETLGLIDRAYIIHAGQVLTHGRADEIVANADVRRLYLGEGFTL comes from the coding sequence ATGACCGGCGTATCCTCGCTGCTTGCCCGTCTTCCGGGACGGGCGGCCGCAAAGCCGGCTGCGCCGGCAACGGTCGGCGCCGACAAGGCAAAGTTCAAGGGCACCCTGATCGCCAAGGGCCTGACCAAGAGCTACAAGGGCCGCAAGGTGGTGAGCGGCGTGACGCTCGGCGTGCGCGCCGGCGAGGCCGTCGGCCTGCTCGGCCCCAATGGCGCCGGCAAGACCACCTGCTTCTACATGGTCACCGGTCTCGTGCCGGTCGACGAAGGCACGATCGAGATCGACGGCTTCGACGTCACCTCGATGCCGATGTACCGCCGCGCCCGCCTCGGCATCGGTTATCTGCCGCAGGAAGCGTCGATCTTTAGGGGCCTCAACGTCGAGCAGAACATCCGCGCCGTTCTGGAGGTGGTGGAAAAGAGCCGCAAGGAACGCGAACGCACGCTCGACGAGCTGCTCGAGGAATTCCACATCAGCCATCTGCGCAAGGCGCCGTCGATGTCGCTGTCTGGCGGTGAACGGCGGCGTCTCGAGATCGCGCGGGCGCTGGCGACGCGGCCGGCCTACATGCTGCTGGACGAGCCTTTCGCCGGTATCGATCCGATCGCGGTCGCCGACATCCAGCAGCTCGTTCGCCATCTCACCGCGCGCGGCATCGGCGTGCTGATCACCGATCACAATGTGCGCGAGACGCTCGGGCTGATCGACCGCGCCTATATCATCCATGCCGGCCAGGTGCTGACGCATGGCAGGGCCGACGAAATCGTCGCCAACGCCGATGTGCGGCGTCTCTATCTCGGCGAGGGCTTTACCCTCTAA
- the rpoN gene encoding RNA polymerase factor sigma-54 has translation MALAAKLQLRQSQSLVMTPQLMQSIRLLQLTHVELERFIDEEIERNPLLERAEPQDETGGDLPQKSETAPEPAAGDDWFEGETEWSAEAISEKLDSSLENLFPDDPGTSEKLGPDLSAQWKSASGGSAGGASSEGFDVGEMAATVVTLREHVGEQIALAFPNPAERLIAGELADSLDEAGYLRADLDEIAARLGADEAAVSRVLTVCQTFEPAGLFARDLAECLSLQLAVRDRLDPAMKALVANLELLARRDFQTLKRICGVDEEDLLDMLAEIRALDPRPGTAFSGGASDAIVADVEVRAAADGSWAVELNPDTLPRVLVDHVYFARVSSHARDQAEKEFLAECLQNANWLTRSLDQRAKTILKVASEIVRQQDAFLVHGVRHLKPLNLRTVADAIGMHESTVSRVTANKYMLTPRGVFELRYFFTASIASAEGGEAHSSEAVRDRIKQLIDEEKPADVLSDDAIVDMLRESGVDIARRTVAKYREGMNIPSSVQRRREKRALANAGR, from the coding sequence ATGGCGCTGGCGGCCAAACTGCAGCTCAGACAGTCCCAGTCGCTGGTGATGACGCCCCAGCTGATGCAGTCGATCCGGCTGCTGCAGCTCACCCATGTCGAGCTCGAACGCTTCATCGACGAGGAGATCGAGCGCAATCCATTGCTGGAGCGGGCCGAGCCGCAGGATGAAACGGGCGGCGACCTGCCGCAGAAGAGCGAGACCGCTCCGGAACCCGCTGCCGGGGACGACTGGTTCGAAGGCGAGACGGAATGGAGCGCCGAGGCGATCTCGGAAAAGCTCGACTCTTCGCTGGAGAACCTGTTTCCCGACGATCCCGGAACAAGCGAAAAGCTGGGGCCGGACCTTTCGGCGCAATGGAAGTCGGCTTCGGGGGGCAGTGCCGGCGGCGCCTCGTCGGAGGGTTTCGATGTCGGCGAGATGGCCGCGACCGTCGTGACGCTGCGCGAGCATGTCGGCGAGCAGATCGCGCTTGCCTTCCCCAACCCTGCCGAACGCCTGATTGCGGGCGAGCTTGCCGACAGCCTCGACGAGGCCGGCTATCTGCGCGCCGACCTGGACGAAATCGCCGCGCGGCTTGGCGCGGACGAGGCGGCGGTTTCACGCGTGCTCACGGTCTGCCAGACTTTCGAGCCCGCCGGCCTGTTTGCCCGCGACCTGGCCGAATGCCTGTCGCTGCAGCTTGCCGTGCGCGACCGGCTCGATCCGGCGATGAAGGCGCTGGTCGCCAATCTGGAGCTGCTCGCGCGACGGGACTTCCAGACGCTGAAGCGTATCTGCGGCGTCGACGAGGAGGATCTTCTCGACATGCTGGCCGAGATCCGAGCGCTCGATCCGCGGCCCGGTACCGCCTTTTCGGGCGGCGCGAGCGACGCCATCGTCGCCGATGTCGAGGTGCGGGCGGCTGCCGACGGGAGCTGGGCGGTGGAGCTCAATCCCGACACGCTGCCGCGCGTTCTGGTCGACCACGTCTATTTCGCTCGGGTTTCCAGCCACGCCAGGGACCAGGCGGAAAAGGAGTTTCTGGCCGAATGCTTGCAGAACGCCAACTGGCTGACGCGCAGCCTCGACCAGCGGGCGAAGACCATTCTCAAGGTGGCCTCGGAAATCGTGCGCCAACAGGACGCGTTCCTTGTCCATGGCGTGCGGCATCTCAAGCCGCTTAACCTGCGCACCGTGGCCGACGCGATCGGCATGCATGAATCGACGGTCAGCCGCGTCACCGCCAACAAATATATGCTGACGCCGCGCGGCGTCTTCGAACTGCGCTATTTCTTCACCGCTTCGATCGCCTCCGCGGAGGGCGGCGAAGCCCATTCCTCGGAAGCCGTGCGCGACCGCATCAAGCAGCTGATCGACGAGGAAAAGCCCGCCGACGTGCTGTCCGACGACGCCATCGTCGACATGCTGAGGGAAAGCGGCGTCGACATCGCCCGCCGCACCGTCGCCAAGTACCGGGAGGGCATGAACATCCCTTCCTCGGTGCAGCGCCGCCGGGAAAAGCGGGCGCTGGCCAACGCCGGGCGCTAG
- the raiA gene encoding ribosome-associated translation inhibitor RaiA has product MNLRISGKHMDIGDAFRTRINDRVNEAIEKYFDRGFSGHVTVIKAGSRFSADCMIRLDSGASLQATGDAQDPTLAFEAAADRLETRLRRYKRRLKSHSSSNGNGESTDIAYTVMEPLADDDEEIPEDFAPAIVAESTVTLRTMSVASAVIELDTKDSPVFVFRNAGNDHVNIVYRRPDGNIGWIDPSTTKVAQG; this is encoded by the coding sequence ATGAATCTGCGCATTTCGGGAAAACACATGGACATCGGCGATGCGTTCCGCACGCGCATCAACGATCGTGTCAACGAAGCGATCGAAAAATATTTCGATCGGGGTTTTTCAGGACATGTAACGGTCATCAAGGCGGGGTCGCGCTTCTCGGCCGACTGCATGATCCGTCTCGATTCCGGTGCCTCGCTGCAGGCGACCGGCGACGCCCAGGATCCCACGCTTGCCTTCGAGGCGGCCGCCGATCGCCTCGAAACACGGCTCAGGCGCTACAAGCGCCGGCTGAAGTCGCACAGTTCCAGCAATGGCAATGGCGAATCCACCGATATCGCCTACACCGTGATGGAGCCGCTCGCCGACGACGATGAGGAAATCCCGGAAGACTTCGCTCCGGCCATCGTCGCCGAATCGACGGTGACTCTCCGCACCATGTCGGTGGCGTCAGCCGTCATCGAGCTCGATACCAAGGACAGCCCGGTTTTCGTTTTCCGCAACGCCGGAAACGACCATGTCAATATCGTCTACCGCCGGCCGGATGGAAACATCGGCTGGATCGATCCGTCGACGACCAAAGTCGCGCAGGGTTAA
- the ptsN gene encoding PTS IIA-like nitrogen regulatory protein PtsN, whose product MDLSDLISVSAIMPALKANSKKQLLQLLSERAAAISGIPEREVFDTILQRERLGSTGVGNGIAIPHGKLAGVKRIAGVFARLETPVDFEALDDQPVDLVFLLLAPEGAGADHLKALSRIARVLRDADTVAKIRGTRDAVAIHALLSDTQASHAA is encoded by the coding sequence ATGGATCTCAGCGATCTCATCAGCGTCTCGGCTATCATGCCGGCGTTGAAGGCGAATTCCAAAAAACAACTTCTGCAATTGCTGTCGGAGAGGGCGGCGGCGATTTCAGGGATTCCGGAGCGGGAGGTGTTCGACACGATCCTGCAGCGCGAGCGGCTGGGTTCAACCGGTGTCGGCAACGGCATTGCCATTCCGCATGGCAAGCTCGCAGGGGTCAAGCGGATCGCCGGCGTCTTCGCCCGGCTGGAGACGCCGGTGGATTTCGAGGCGCTCGACGATCAGCCGGTCGATCTGGTGTTTCTGCTGCTTGCGCCCGAAGGCGCCGGCGCCGACCATCTCAAGGCGCTGTCGCGCATCGCGCGCGTGCTGCGCGACGCCGATACGGTAGCCAAGATCAGGGGAACGCGCGACGCCGTGGCAATCCACGCGCTTCTGTCGGATACGCAGGCCTCGCACGCGGCCTGA
- a CDS encoding DUF1150 family protein codes for MTRTDETATMTSGEFAHLGEGSVAYLRKVSSDDLRGRFPGLDEIAPGLELWALFAANGQPILLSDARDRALAGALENDLTTVAIH; via the coding sequence ATGACCAGAACTGACGAAACTGCGACCATGACCAGCGGCGAATTCGCTCATTTGGGCGAAGGTTCGGTCGCTTACCTGAGGAAAGTATCGAGCGACGATCTGCGCGGCCGCTTCCCTGGCCTCGACGAAATCGCGCCCGGTCTGGAGTTGTGGGCGCTGTTTGCCGCCAACGGCCAGCCGATCCTGCTTTCCGATGCCCGTGACCGGGCGCTGGCGGGTGCGCTGGAGAACGATCTGACCACGGTCGCCATTCACTGA
- a CDS encoding Hsp20 family protein: MSRMTPFSSPLLLGFDAMEKTLERLAKSGDSYPPYNIERLGAADGKAERLRITLAVAGFAEGDLDVTTEENQLIVRGRQTDDTEREFLHRGIAARQFQRCFVLADGMRVIGAELKNGLLSVDLDRPEAERLVRKINISVKD; encoded by the coding sequence ATGAGTCGAATGACGCCCTTCTCCAGCCCGCTTCTTCTGGGCTTCGACGCCATGGAAAAGACGCTCGAGCGTCTGGCGAAGTCGGGCGACAGCTATCCCCCGTATAATATCGAGCGCCTGGGCGCCGCGGACGGCAAGGCCGAAAGGCTGCGCATTACGCTCGCCGTGGCGGGCTTCGCCGAAGGCGACCTCGATGTCACCACGGAGGAAAACCAGCTGATCGTGCGCGGCCGCCAGACCGACGATACCGAGCGCGAATTCCTCCACCGCGGCATCGCCGCGCGCCAGTTCCAGCGCTGCTTCGTGCTGGCCGACGGCATGCGGGTGATCGGCGCGGAGCTGAAGAACGGTCTCCTGTCGGTCGACCTCGACCGGCCCGAGGCCGAACGGCTGGTACGGAAAATAAACATATCGGTGAAAGACTGA
- a CDS encoding nucleoside hydrolase, with translation MPQSRKIIIDTDPGQDDAVAILLALGSSELEVVGITAVAGNVPLKLTEKNARKICELAGRPDVKVYAGAIRPLARALVTAEEVHGKTGLNGPQLPEPTMPLQEKYAVDFIVETLMREESGTITLCPLGPLTNIALALIREPRIAPRIKEIVLMGGGFFEGGNVTPAAEFNIYVDPQAADVVFKSGIPIVMMPLDVTHKALTTAKRTQAFRQLGTKVGTATAEMLEFFERFDEEKYGTDGGPLHDPCVIAYLVKPELFKGRRCNVSVETTSELTMGMTVIDWWDVSKREKNAMVMRDIDHDAFFALLVERLGRL, from the coding sequence ATGCCCCAGTCACGAAAGATCATCATCGACACGGATCCCGGCCAGGACGATGCCGTCGCCATATTGCTGGCGCTTGGCAGCTCCGAGCTGGAGGTCGTCGGCATCACCGCCGTTGCCGGCAACGTGCCGCTGAAGCTCACCGAGAAAAATGCCCGCAAGATCTGCGAGCTCGCCGGCCGACCCGACGTCAAGGTCTATGCCGGCGCCATCCGTCCGCTGGCGCGCGCGCTCGTCACCGCCGAGGAAGTGCATGGCAAGACCGGCCTCAACGGGCCGCAATTGCCGGAACCGACGATGCCGCTGCAGGAAAAGTATGCGGTCGATTTCATCGTCGAGACGCTGATGCGCGAGGAAAGCGGCACGATCACGCTCTGTCCGCTCGGGCCGCTCACCAATATCGCCCTGGCGCTGATCCGCGAGCCGCGCATCGCGCCGCGCATCAAGGAGATCGTGCTGATGGGCGGCGGTTTCTTCGAGGGCGGCAACGTCACGCCCGCCGCCGAATTCAACATCTATGTCGACCCGCAGGCGGCCGACGTGGTGTTCAAGTCGGGCATTCCGATCGTGATGATGCCGCTCGACGTCACCCACAAGGCGCTGACCACGGCCAAGCGCACGCAGGCCTTCCGGCAACTCGGAACCAAGGTTGGCACCGCGACCGCCGAGATGCTGGAGTTCTTCGAGCGTTTCGACGAGGAGAAATATGGCACCGACGGCGGGCCGCTGCACGACCCGTGCGTGATCGCCTATCTCGTCAAGCCCGAGCTGTTCAAAGGCCGCCGCTGCAACGTCAGCGTCGAAACGACCTCCGAGCTCACCATGGGCATGACGGTGATCGACTGGTGGGACGTCAGCAAGCGGGAGAAGAACGCCATGGTGATGCGTGACATTGACCACGACGCCTTCTTCGCGCTGCTGGTGGAGAGGTTGGGGCGGCTGTAG
- a CDS encoding LysE family translocator, producing the protein MSLELYATYVVACIVIVLVPGPTVTLIIANSMRHGSRAGLANVAGTQAGLAIMIAIVGIGLNTLIAGMGHWFEWVRLIGAAYLIWMGVQMFRAKGTLNPDGSARKPRGGFFLQGFLVAISNPKTLVFFGAFFPQFIAPQGNYTLQIVVMGLTAMVFAAMSDSTYALAAGRAGRLLSASRVKLMSKISGSFLVGGGLWLAFSKAK; encoded by the coding sequence ATGTCGCTGGAACTCTACGCCACCTATGTCGTCGCCTGCATCGTCATCGTCCTGGTGCCTGGCCCGACGGTCACGCTGATCATCGCCAACAGCATGCGCCACGGCTCGCGCGCCGGGCTTGCCAATGTCGCGGGCACCCAGGCCGGCCTTGCGATCATGATCGCCATCGTCGGCATCGGCCTCAACACGCTGATCGCCGGCATGGGCCACTGGTTCGAATGGGTGCGGCTGATCGGCGCCGCCTACCTGATCTGGATGGGCGTGCAGATGTTTCGCGCCAAAGGCACCCTGAACCCCGACGGGTCGGCCAGAAAACCGCGCGGCGGCTTCTTCCTGCAGGGTTTCCTAGTGGCGATCTCCAATCCGAAGACGCTTGTCTTCTTCGGCGCCTTCTTCCCGCAGTTCATCGCCCCGCAGGGCAATTACACGCTGCAGATCGTGGTCATGGGCCTCACCGCCATGGTCTTCGCCGCCATGTCGGATTCGACCTACGCGCTCGCCGCCGGCCGCGCCGGACGACTGCTGTCCGCCAGCCGCGTCAAGTTGATGTCCAAGATCAGCGGCAGCTTCCTGGTCGGCGGCGGGCTTTGGCTGGCGTTCTCGAAGGCGAAGTGA